From Cecembia calidifontis, one genomic window encodes:
- a CDS encoding HmuY family protein — translation MITSKNIHHYIIGALAAFMLSCAESEDPILGVPPVEEGFIEINGGGATFPNSVFINLSKGEQLPVSRKKWDLAFSTGTDFKVLINGTTGALAYPTGIFDMNAVGELQAEALRSSGRLEMSFTNMESILFVDLPSDPLSAPVMGSVSTSAASNQVYILNRGSFGLDPRPWKKIRVLIQDGKYLLQHADITSTTFSTMEVSKNKDFNFVYVSLEEGVVQVEPKKEDWDFMWSAGTSTTPFPQAVNGTLAYPFQDLVFHNVYGKVGAVQIMESDIAYENFTENNLTGLEFIQNNRLIIGSNWRGGGGPNVSPTIRNDRYYIIRDSRGNIYKVRFVALTRDGERGRPSFEFALIKGV, via the coding sequence CTTGGAGTTCCACCCGTAGAAGAGGGATTCATAGAAATCAATGGTGGGGGAGCAACTTTCCCCAATTCGGTATTTATTAATTTGAGTAAGGGAGAGCAGCTTCCAGTCAGTAGAAAAAAATGGGACCTCGCCTTTTCGACTGGAACAGATTTTAAGGTTTTGATTAATGGAACAACAGGAGCCTTGGCCTATCCTACTGGGATCTTTGATATGAATGCCGTAGGGGAGCTTCAGGCAGAAGCTTTGAGGAGTAGTGGAAGACTGGAAATGAGTTTCACCAATATGGAATCTATTTTATTTGTTGACCTTCCATCTGATCCCCTTTCCGCTCCGGTGATGGGTTCCGTTAGTACATCTGCTGCATCCAATCAAGTATATATACTCAATAGGGGATCATTTGGCTTAGATCCCAGACCATGGAAGAAAATCAGGGTGTTGATTCAGGACGGTAAATATCTTTTGCAGCATGCAGATATTACATCTACTACCTTCAGTACAATGGAAGTTTCTAAAAACAAGGATTTTAATTTTGTATATGTTTCTTTAGAGGAAGGAGTGGTTCAGGTTGAGCCTAAGAAAGAAGATTGGGATTTTATGTGGAGTGCGGGTACCTCTACCACTCCTTTCCCTCAAGCGGTAAATGGAACCTTGGCATATCCTTTTCAGGATCTGGTTTTCCATAACGTTTATGGAAAAGTAGGAGCGGTTCAGATTATGGAATCCGATATAGCTTATGAAAATTTTACTGAAAACAATCTTACAGGATTGGAATTCATTCAAAACAATAGATTGATTATTGGATCCAACTGGAGGGGAGGAGGGGGGCCAAATGTATCTCCTACCATACGTAATGACCGGTATTATATCATTCGTGATTCCCGCGGAAATATTTATAAAGTCAGGTTTGTTGCTTTAACTAGAGATGGAGAGAGAGGAAGGCCATCATTTGAGTTTGCCTTAATAAAAGGAGTGTAA
- a CDS encoding tetratricopeptide repeat protein produces the protein MMLLVFFKGCDSPASKKVGNKNGYILEPSGVFQGISLLGDSLITEVDSVSQNEQLLKLEEAEERYAEDPSLDNLIWIGRREAYLGRYDLAIRTFSKAVKEFPDAFEPLRHRGHRFISIRKFDPAIADLEKAAELMEGRPLQVEQDGIPNKLNIPLSTVQFNVWYHLGLAHYLKREWEEAIRAYEKCLEVSENDDSIVATLDWYYMALVKLGRKEEAKNLIKNVKRSMNIIENDAYHKRILMYKGELNPETLLSTDANADDQKLQYVTQGYGLGNFYLAQGDTARAKTIFENVLSTGYWSAFGYIASEMELANLKNE, from the coding sequence ATGATGCTGTTAGTTTTTTTCAAAGGATGTGATTCTCCTGCTTCAAAAAAGGTCGGCAATAAAAACGGCTATATTTTAGAGCCAAGCGGTGTTTTTCAGGGGATTAGCCTTTTAGGGGATTCTTTGATCACAGAGGTAGATTCCGTATCCCAAAATGAGCAGCTTTTGAAGCTAGAAGAAGCGGAGGAAAGATATGCAGAAGATCCTTCTTTGGATAACCTGATCTGGATTGGAAGAAGGGAGGCCTATCTGGGAAGATATGACCTGGCCATCAGGACTTTTTCCAAAGCAGTTAAAGAATTTCCTGATGCCTTTGAGCCCTTAAGGCATAGGGGGCACCGCTTCATCAGCATCAGGAAGTTTGATCCAGCCATAGCAGATTTGGAGAAAGCTGCGGAGCTTATGGAAGGCCGGCCTTTGCAAGTCGAGCAGGACGGTATTCCCAATAAATTGAATATTCCGCTTTCCACAGTACAGTTTAATGTTTGGTATCACCTGGGACTGGCTCATTACCTCAAAAGGGAATGGGAAGAAGCCATCCGAGCCTACGAAAAATGCCTGGAGGTATCGGAAAACGATGACTCCATTGTGGCTACTTTGGACTGGTATTATATGGCACTGGTAAAGTTAGGAAGGAAAGAGGAAGCTAAAAACCTGATTAAAAACGTAAAGCGGTCCATGAATATCATCGAAAATGATGCCTATCATAAAAGGATCCTGATGTACAAAGGGGAACTTAATCCCGAAACATTGCTTTCTACAGATGCCAATGCGGATGACCAAAAATTGCAATATGTGACACAAGGATATGGTTTGGGTAATTTTTATCTTGCTCAAGGTGATACTGCCCGTGCCAAAACCATCTTTGAAAATGTATTGTCTACTGGATATTGGTCGGCGTTTGGTTATATTGCTTCTGAAATGGAACTGGCGAATTTGAAAAATGAGTAG
- the coaE gene encoding dephospho-CoA kinase (Dephospho-CoA kinase (CoaE) performs the final step in coenzyme A biosynthesis.) produces MTKQRPYLVGITGGIGSGKSTVAKIFAILGIPIYYADDRAKWLMSHDSELKKAIIEKFGRESYSESGELNRSYLAAHVFADDDKVKTINSLVHPAVKRDFESWAAAQNSPYVLKEAALLFETGSYQELDKVINVSAPLKIRINRILLRDPHRDEKQINDIINKQLPDEEKNSKADYVIKNADNKLLIPQVLAIHQELLSLAQN; encoded by the coding sequence ATGACTAAGCAAAGACCTTATCTGGTGGGTATAACAGGTGGAATTGGTTCCGGAAAAAGCACGGTAGCCAAAATTTTTGCAATCTTAGGTATTCCTATTTATTATGCCGATGACAGGGCTAAATGGCTGATGTCCCATGATTCCGAATTAAAAAAGGCCATCATTGAAAAGTTTGGGAGGGAAAGTTATTCCGAATCAGGGGAACTCAACCGGAGTTACCTTGCTGCCCATGTTTTTGCAGACGATGACAAGGTCAAAACCATCAATAGCTTGGTCCATCCTGCCGTAAAAAGAGATTTTGAATCCTGGGCAGCTGCCCAAAACAGCCCCTATGTCCTAAAGGAGGCTGCTTTACTTTTTGAGACAGGGTCATATCAGGAGCTGGACAAAGTCATCAACGTCAGTGCTCCTCTGAAGATAAGGATAAACAGAATCTTGTTGCGGGATCCTCATCGGGATGAAAAACAGATCAATGATATCATCAATAAACAATTGCCGGATGAGGAAAAAAACAGCAAGGCTGATTATGTGATCAAAAATGCTGACAATAAGTTGCTGATTCCTCAGGTATTGGCCATTCACCAGGAATTGCTCAGCTTAGCGCAAAATTAA
- a CDS encoding YbbR-like domain-containing protein — MANLKVAALCFLAAATFWVLNALNKDNYTTVVDYPIEIIFDPEEYMAVEKLPSRIKIEITGNGWDLLRKYFKINETPFLIEISNPSTKNYILTSEIRRSLAESLAPTGLVSMVTDTIKFQVDKIVTRKIKILPDTTANTLAKNYRLVGNIEVDPDMVNIKGPTSVLQQLEGTLKVPLGEEKINKNFNKILPLEAPNSLRDYLTLDEESVHIRFDVTQMLEGNKRLKIRTVNFPKNVRIDGEVTTIMMSYLIDERQVSELGNYEFEAILNYNNRNRQDSTIAVQVSPKPAFLEKIKFEPEILKLKYD, encoded by the coding sequence ATGGCAAACCTGAAAGTGGCGGCACTTTGCTTTTTGGCAGCCGCCACTTTTTGGGTTTTAAATGCCCTCAATAAGGATAATTACACTACAGTTGTGGACTATCCCATCGAAATAATTTTCGATCCGGAAGAGTACATGGCTGTAGAAAAATTGCCCAGCAGGATCAAAATCGAAATCACTGGCAATGGATGGGACCTATTGAGAAAGTATTTCAAAATCAACGAAACACCTTTTTTGATAGAAATCAGCAATCCCTCTACCAAAAACTATATCCTGACATCAGAGATCAGAAGAAGCCTGGCAGAATCATTGGCCCCGACTGGACTGGTCTCTATGGTCACGGACACCATCAAGTTTCAGGTGGATAAAATAGTCACTAGAAAAATCAAGATCCTTCCCGACACTACCGCCAACACTTTGGCAAAGAACTACCGTTTGGTAGGGAATATTGAAGTTGACCCAGATATGGTCAATATTAAAGGGCCTACTTCTGTCCTTCAGCAACTGGAAGGAACCCTTAAAGTCCCCTTGGGAGAGGAAAAAATAAATAAAAATTTCAACAAAATCCTTCCTTTGGAAGCCCCCAACTCCCTAAGAGACTACCTTACACTGGATGAGGAAAGCGTTCACATCCGATTTGATGTCACACAGATGTTGGAAGGGAACAAGCGCCTGAAAATCCGAACCGTCAACTTCCCGAAAAACGTAAGGATTGATGGAGAGGTGACCACCATCATGATGTCTTACCTCATTGATGAACGTCAGGTAAGTGAACTGGGAAATTACGAATTTGAGGCTATCTTGAATTACAATAACAGAAACAGACAAGACAGCACAATAGCCGTTCAGGTATCTCCCAAACCTGCATTTTTAGAGAAAATCAAATTTGAGCCGGAAATTTTAAAACTCAAATATGACTAA
- a CDS encoding DUF1573 domain-containing protein codes for MKYFRLTALALGVALMAASCDSKKDDQSDKIAELEQKLARLEAASQPAVPSNVTSVTPADPSTLGKFSFKEMEYDFGTIDEGKVIEHIFKFTNDGEAPLVISNITASCGCTSPDWTKTPVKPGEEGFVKVVFNSTAKPGTQAPTVTIQANTNPNVTRLRMKGNVTPRGAGATTQLGPIKN; via the coding sequence ATGAAATACTTCAGATTAACAGCCTTGGCGCTCGGTGTTGCGTTGATGGCGGCCAGCTGTGATTCTAAAAAAGACGACCAGTCTGACAAAATTGCAGAATTAGAACAGAAATTGGCAAGATTGGAAGCGGCAAGCCAACCAGCTGTGCCTTCGAATGTAACTTCTGTAACCCCTGCAGACCCTTCCACTTTGGGCAAATTCAGTTTCAAGGAAATGGAATATGATTTTGGAACCATCGATGAAGGCAAAGTAATCGAACACATTTTCAAATTTACCAACGATGGCGAGGCCCCTTTGGTGATCTCCAACATCACTGCTTCCTGTGGCTGTACCAGCCCTGACTGGACCAAAACTCCAGTAAAACCAGGCGAAGAGGGATTTGTAAAAGTGGTATTCAATTCCACTGCCAAACCGGGTACTCAAGCCCCTACGGTAACCATTCAGGCCAATACCAACCCGAATGTGACCAGGTTGAGAATGAAAGGAAATGTTACTCCTAGAGGTGCCGGTGCTACCACCCAACTAGGTCCAATTAAGAATTGA
- a CDS encoding YtxH domain-containing protein: MSKSTNGWIAFVAGAGIGAALGILFAPDTGKNTRDKLSYQLSKYKEELEKLINDLVEGKNMPFNEAKSEGNKVISDAKNKAENLLSDVNKLIDQINREAN; the protein is encoded by the coding sequence ATGAGCAAGAGTACTAATGGATGGATTGCATTTGTAGCCGGTGCTGGCATAGGTGCAGCCTTAGGCATATTGTTTGCTCCCGACACGGGAAAAAACACCAGAGACAAGCTTTCCTACCAACTTTCTAAATACAAGGAAGAATTGGAGAAGCTGATCAATGACTTGGTAGAAGGCAAAAATATGCCCTTCAATGAGGCCAAATCAGAAGGAAATAAAGTGATTTCTGATGCCAAAAATAAGGCAGAAAACCTTTTAAGCGATGTCAATAAACTGATAGACCAAATAAATAGAGAAGCTAACTAA
- a CDS encoding Glu/Leu/Phe/Val family dehydrogenase codes for MVEINTEEKVKEGSMYGQITSMGHEQLVICYDEPTGLKAIIGIHNTVLGPALGGTRMWNYASEAEAITDVLRLSRGMTFKAAISGLNLGGGKAVIIGDPKMKNEAFMRRFGRFVESLNGRYITAEDVNTKTSDMEYIAMETKHVTGLPEYKGGGGDPSPVTAYGTYLGMKAAAKKAYGTDSLAGKKIAVQGIGQVGKYLVNHLVKEGADVFITDIFEDRLKVVANETGATVVDPNAIYDIDMDIYAPCALGATINDQTIDRLKCQVIAGGANNQLLDEEKHGRILLDKGIIYAPDFLINAGGLINVYTEFLGGYKREVAYGHAEKIYDTCLAILNKSEKENKPSQQAAIEMAWNRIESIGKVKLSY; via the coding sequence ATGGTAGAGATTAATACTGAGGAAAAAGTGAAGGAAGGTTCCATGTATGGACAAATTACTTCAATGGGCCACGAGCAATTGGTTATTTGCTACGATGAGCCAACCGGACTAAAAGCCATCATTGGTATACATAACACAGTACTGGGTCCTGCACTGGGAGGAACCCGTATGTGGAACTATGCCTCAGAAGCTGAAGCCATCACAGATGTTTTAAGGCTTTCCAGAGGTATGACCTTCAAAGCTGCCATTTCAGGATTGAACTTGGGTGGTGGAAAGGCTGTCATCATTGGCGATCCAAAGATGAAAAATGAAGCTTTTATGAGAAGGTTTGGAAGGTTTGTAGAAAGCTTAAATGGACGATACATCACAGCAGAAGATGTCAATACCAAAACAAGCGACATGGAATACATCGCCATGGAGACCAAGCATGTGACCGGCCTCCCTGAATACAAAGGCGGTGGGGGTGACCCTTCCCCTGTAACGGCTTATGGAACTTATTTGGGCATGAAGGCTGCGGCCAAAAAAGCCTATGGTACAGATTCCCTTGCCGGTAAAAAAATAGCAGTCCAAGGAATCGGTCAAGTAGGAAAATACCTGGTGAACCACTTGGTGAAAGAAGGCGCAGATGTATTCATAACTGACATTTTTGAAGACAGGTTGAAAGTTGTGGCCAATGAAACCGGAGCCACCGTAGTAGACCCAAATGCTATTTATGACATTGATATGGATATCTACGCTCCATGCGCTTTGGGTGCCACTATCAATGACCAAACCATTGACAGACTGAAGTGCCAGGTAATCGCCGGTGGCGCCAACAATCAGTTGCTGGATGAAGAGAAGCACGGCAGGATATTATTGGACAAAGGCATCATTTACGCCCCTGACTTCCTGATCAATGCAGGTGGCCTGATCAATGTGTATACCGAATTCTTGGGCGGGTACAAGAGAGAAGTGGCTTACGGACATGCAGAAAAAATCTATGATACCTGCTTGGCCATCTTGAACAAGTCAGAAAAAGAAAACAAGCCTTCACAACAGGCCGCAATTGAAATGGCCTGGAACAGAATAGAATCCATTGGAAAAGTAAAATTGTCTTACTGA
- the yajC gene encoding preprotein translocase subunit YajC, translating into MNNWILLQADGGAGIMGQVFLFGSIILIMYFFMIRPQQKKQKETKLFLEAIKKGDSVVTIGGIHGKVSAVEGDTIILELDRGLKITVEKSAISADYTKKATGTK; encoded by the coding sequence ATGAACAATTGGATATTATTGCAAGCTGATGGCGGAGCTGGAATCATGGGGCAGGTGTTCCTTTTTGGCTCTATCATTTTGATCATGTATTTCTTCATGATCAGACCTCAACAGAAAAAACAAAAAGAAACAAAACTGTTCCTAGAAGCCATCAAAAAAGGGGATTCTGTGGTCACCATTGGCGGAATTCACGGCAAAGTGAGTGCCGTAGAAGGGGACACCATCATTTTGGAACTGGACAGAGGACTTAAAATCACAGTGGAAAAATCGGCGATTTCAGCCGATTATACCAAAAAAGCTACCGGGACGAAATAA
- the nusB gene encoding transcription antitermination factor NusB, with translation MLNRRILRVKAFQNLYAYEQCKASNFNLAKDQIREAFQPDLNSMEVQDKGQLKRDAAKAIEIFTNNLNKDILETDNVGNQKIVQEVKHALNYYHNANRKDFEFLSKNMITSAERLPQLYLFAIKILLAFSEHVAAEGDRKRKFTQEKIKMTQGELNLAHNKILDKIRNSAEFKSACIRHMVDLEDLELEIKEWFRDYVKPLESYQEYIKIDNPSLEEDFEIADDILKKVIFKVDAILNFFSEKDLNWTENKSIVRSLASKVLKNVKDNFEIEGEVLPEIALNWEEDKEFFQNIFNLTVQNDDDNKDLIAKRTQNWDIERIAQTDKIILSMAITEMKNFPSIPVKVSINEYIDISKNYSTPKSKQFVNGLLDVLSKELTESGQIRKSGRGLLDNK, from the coding sequence ATGTTAAACAGACGAATACTCAGGGTCAAAGCATTTCAGAACCTTTACGCCTACGAGCAGTGTAAAGCCTCCAATTTTAACCTTGCAAAAGACCAGATCCGGGAAGCTTTCCAGCCCGACCTCAATAGCATGGAGGTGCAGGACAAGGGACAGTTAAAAAGAGATGCGGCGAAAGCCATTGAGATTTTTACCAACAACCTGAACAAAGACATCCTGGAAACAGACAATGTGGGCAACCAAAAGATCGTACAAGAGGTAAAACATGCCCTCAACTATTACCACAATGCCAACAGGAAGGATTTTGAATTCCTTTCCAAAAATATGATCACCTCTGCAGAAAGGCTGCCACAATTGTACCTGTTTGCCATCAAAATATTATTGGCATTCAGTGAACATGTTGCAGCGGAGGGAGACAGGAAAAGGAAATTCACCCAGGAAAAAATCAAAATGACACAGGGGGAACTTAACCTGGCCCATAATAAAATCCTGGATAAGATCAGAAATTCTGCCGAATTCAAGTCTGCCTGTATCCGGCATATGGTTGACCTGGAAGATTTGGAACTGGAAATCAAAGAGTGGTTCAGGGATTATGTCAAACCACTGGAAAGTTATCAGGAATACATCAAAATTGACAACCCTAGCCTGGAAGAGGATTTTGAAATTGCGGACGATATCTTAAAAAAAGTCATCTTCAAAGTTGATGCAATTTTGAATTTCTTTTCCGAAAAAGACCTCAACTGGACTGAAAACAAATCCATAGTAAGGAGTCTGGCATCAAAAGTGCTCAAAAATGTTAAGGATAATTTTGAAATAGAGGGAGAGGTATTGCCTGAGATTGCGCTAAACTGGGAGGAGGATAAGGAATTTTTCCAAAATATATTTAACTTGACCGTTCAAAATGACGACGATAACAAGGATCTGATAGCTAAAAGAACCCAAAATTGGGACATTGAGCGGATTGCGCAGACGGATAAGATTATCCTTTCCATGGCCATCACGGAGATGAAAAATTTCCCCAGTATCCCTGTTAAAGTTAGCATTAATGAATACATTGACATTTCCAAAAATTACTCCACGCCAAAGAGTAAGCAGTTTGTCAATGGCTTGTTGGATGTTTTGTCCAAAGAGTTAACCGAAAGCGGCCAAATCCGTAAGAGTGGAAGAGGATTATTAGATAACAAATAA
- a CDS encoding C40 family peptidase, whose product MNTRTLENYRSSLFLLFLMFSLGIFFSSCASGKKSRNKDVEKVIATARSYRGTPYRYGGTTRSGMDCSALIYHSFASVGIEMPRTSASQSKVGKSVPGRNLQKGDLVFFATGKNKRKVTHSGIVTEVSGRGIIFIHSSTSLGVTEDNLSSAYWSKAFLYGRRIL is encoded by the coding sequence ATGAACACGCGTACCCTGGAAAATTACAGAAGTAGCCTATTTTTATTGTTTTTGATGTTTTCTTTGGGAATATTTTTCAGTTCCTGCGCTTCTGGTAAAAAATCCCGGAACAAAGATGTCGAAAAAGTAATTGCCACGGCCCGGTCCTATAGGGGCACGCCCTACCGGTACGGAGGCACAACGAGATCAGGTATGGACTGTTCAGCATTGATTTACCATTCTTTTGCGAGTGTGGGTATCGAGATGCCAAGGACCTCAGCGTCACAAAGCAAAGTTGGAAAGAGTGTTCCGGGAAGGAATCTTCAAAAGGGGGATCTGGTATTTTTTGCTACCGGAAAGAACAAAAGAAAGGTAACCCATTCCGGAATAGTGACCGAAGTTTCCGGAAGAGGCATCATTTTCATCCATTCTTCCACCAGCCTTGGCGTGACAGAAGACAATTTGTCGAGCGCCTATTGGAGTAAGGCATTTTTATATGGAAGAAGGATATTATAA